The following are encoded together in the Mesoterricola sediminis genome:
- the feoB gene encoding ferrous iron transport protein B encodes MTVLALAGNPNCGKTTIFNALTGSRHHVGNWPGVTVERRSGTYEDEGTTVEVVDLPGTYSLAARSEDERIASQFLSDPSIDVIVNVLDASNLERNLYLTTQLLELGRPVVFVLNMMDDAEAAGMKIDVATFERLLGGPVVPTVGNREEGIQALREAVRKAAAPGGPPLATVNYGHDLEDEIRKLAREIERDEALAQAHPSRRLALMILESVPHAEEAVEKSHARKAIQAQAAASAAFLEAHLGADTGTLVAEGRYGFAHGLVEEVVHHTGQRQRDITGRLDAFLTHRWLGIPIFIAIMIAVYTVTFVVGKIPQDWIAAGFAWLHDAAAAKLPAGELSSLLVDGIIPGVGAVIVFVPVIMLLMGCIAFLEDTGYMARAAFIMDRLMHLMGLHGKSFIPLVMGTGCNVPAVQATRTIESREDRFITILVAPLVSCSARLQIYIVIAGTFFKPVAAAFVILGMHFLGFFLAMGMGKLLRLTLFKGENAPFVMELPPYRLPVLKSTLIHMWEKGSVFLNRAGTVILAGATLVWFLSHYPGIANAEWRADLRHQQAVITSSAMPQAEKEAALAQLELAHESRVVNTSLAARFGKVMQPTLAPILDPYRTRPEAWKDTVALTAGFVAKEIVVSTMAVIHQARTDDGEAKGPGALQEALRTRSGLTPLTALAFMVFTLIYTPCLGTVGMIYKETRSFRWAGFTIVYGSVLAWVTAWLTVVAGHFLGFV; translated from the coding sequence GTGACGGTCCTGGCGCTCGCCGGCAATCCCAATTGCGGCAAGACGACGATTTTCAATGCGCTGACCGGGTCCCGGCACCACGTGGGGAACTGGCCCGGCGTCACGGTCGAGCGCCGGAGCGGCACCTACGAGGACGAGGGGACCACCGTGGAGGTGGTGGACCTGCCCGGCACGTACTCCCTGGCCGCCCGGTCAGAGGATGAGCGCATCGCCAGCCAGTTCCTCTCCGACCCCTCCATCGACGTCATCGTCAATGTCCTCGACGCCTCCAACCTGGAGCGCAACCTCTACCTGACGACCCAGCTCCTGGAACTGGGCCGGCCCGTGGTCTTCGTCCTCAACATGATGGACGACGCCGAAGCCGCCGGCATGAAGATCGATGTGGCGACCTTCGAGCGCCTCCTGGGCGGTCCCGTGGTTCCCACCGTGGGCAACCGGGAGGAGGGCATCCAGGCCCTGCGGGAGGCCGTGCGGAAGGCGGCCGCGCCGGGCGGCCCCCCGTTGGCCACCGTCAACTATGGCCACGACCTGGAGGACGAGATCCGGAAGCTCGCCCGGGAGATCGAGCGGGACGAGGCCCTGGCCCAGGCCCATCCCTCCCGCCGCCTGGCGCTCATGATCCTGGAATCGGTGCCCCATGCCGAGGAGGCCGTCGAGAAGAGCCACGCCCGCAAGGCCATCCAGGCCCAGGCCGCGGCCAGCGCCGCCTTCCTGGAAGCCCACCTGGGCGCCGACACCGGGACCCTGGTCGCCGAGGGCCGCTACGGGTTCGCCCATGGCCTCGTGGAAGAGGTGGTCCATCACACGGGCCAGCGGCAGCGGGACATCACCGGCCGCCTGGACGCCTTCCTCACCCACCGCTGGCTGGGCATCCCCATCTTCATCGCCATCATGATCGCCGTGTACACGGTCACCTTCGTGGTGGGCAAGATCCCCCAGGACTGGATCGCCGCCGGTTTCGCCTGGCTCCATGACGCGGCCGCCGCCAAGCTCCCCGCCGGGGAGCTCTCCAGCCTCCTGGTGGACGGCATCATCCCCGGCGTGGGGGCCGTCATCGTGTTCGTGCCCGTGATCATGCTCCTCATGGGCTGCATCGCCTTCCTGGAGGACACGGGCTACATGGCGCGGGCCGCCTTCATCATGGACCGCCTGATGCATCTCATGGGCCTCCACGGCAAGAGCTTCATCCCCCTGGTGATGGGCACCGGCTGCAACGTCCCCGCGGTCCAGGCCACCCGCACCATCGAGTCCCGCGAGGACCGCTTCATCACCATCCTCGTGGCGCCCCTGGTGAGCTGCTCGGCCCGGCTCCAGATCTACATCGTCATCGCCGGCACCTTCTTCAAGCCCGTCGCGGCCGCCTTCGTCATCCTGGGCATGCACTTCCTGGGCTTCTTCCTGGCCATGGGCATGGGCAAGCTCCTGCGCCTGACCCTCTTCAAGGGGGAGAACGCCCCCTTCGTCATGGAGCTGCCGCCCTACCGCCTCCCGGTGCTGAAGAGCACGCTCATCCACATGTGGGAGAAGGGCAGCGTCTTCCTGAACCGGGCCGGGACGGTCATCCTCGCGGGCGCCACCCTCGTGTGGTTCCTCTCCCACTACCCGGGCATCGCCAACGCCGAATGGCGCGCGGACCTGCGCCACCAGCAGGCCGTCATCACCTCCTCCGCCATGCCCCAGGCCGAGAAGGAGGCCGCCCTCGCCCAGCTGGAGCTGGCCCACGAGAGCCGCGTCGTCAACACCAGCCTCGCCGCGCGGTTCGGCAAGGTCATGCAGCCCACCCTGGCCCCCATCCTGGACCCCTACCGGACGCGGCCCGAGGCCTGGAAGGACACCGTCGCCCTCACCGCCGGCTTCGTGGCCAAGGAGATCGTCGTCAGCACGATGGCGGTCATCCACCAGGCCAGGACCGACGACGGCGAGGCGAAGGGCCCCGGCGCCCTGCAGGAGGCCCTCCGCACCCGGTCCGGCCTCACCCCCCTCACCGCCCTGGCCTTCATGGTCTTCACCCTCATCTACACCCCCTGCCTGGGCACGGTGGGGATGATCTACAAGGAGACCCGCAGCTTCCGGTGGGCGGGCTTCACCATCGTCTACGGCTCCGTCCTGGCCTGGGTCACGGCCTGGCTCACCGTGGTCGCCGGACACTTCCTCGGCTTCGTGTGA
- a CDS encoding FeoA family protein: protein MSDLQPGEEAIVAQVLATGRIRHRLLEMGFIRGARLKVEKLAPMGDPMELVIKGYHLSLRREEGQCILVEGGGQ, encoded by the coding sequence TTGAGCGACCTCCAACCGGGGGAGGAGGCGATCGTCGCCCAGGTGCTCGCCACGGGCCGGATCCGCCACCGCCTGCTGGAGATGGGCTTCATCCGGGGCGCCCGGCTGAAGGTGGAGAAGCTCGCGCCCATGGGCGATCCCATGGAGCTCGTGATCAAGGGCTACCACCTCTCCCTGCGCCGCGAAGAGGGCCAGTGCATCCTCGTGGAAGGGGGCGGGCAGTGA
- the ndk gene encoding nucleoside-diphosphate kinase yields the protein MSIERTFAIIKPNAVQNGNIGEIITAIEKDGFTIRGLRLTRLTPAICQGFYAEHVGKGFYPELENFMTESPVVLLCLERENAIARWREVMGATDPAKAAEGTLRKKFGESMGRNATHGSDSPASAAREVAYFFNAFDLA from the coding sequence ATGAGCATCGAGAGGACCTTCGCGATCATCAAGCCCAACGCCGTCCAGAACGGCAACATCGGCGAGATCATCACGGCCATTGAGAAGGACGGTTTCACCATCCGCGGCCTGCGCCTCACCCGCCTCACCCCCGCCATCTGCCAGGGCTTCTACGCCGAACACGTGGGCAAGGGTTTCTACCCCGAACTTGAGAATTTCATGACCGAGTCCCCCGTCGTCCTCCTGTGCCTGGAGCGCGAGAACGCCATCGCCCGCTGGCGGGAGGTCATGGGCGCCACCGATCCGGCCAAGGCCGCCGAGGGCACCCTCCGGAAGAAGTTCGGCGAGAGCATGGGCCGGAACGCCACCCACGGCTCCGATTCCCCCGCCTCCGCCGCCCGCGAAGTCGCCTACTTCTTCAACGCCTTCGACCTGGCCTGA
- the pgsA gene encoding CDP-diacylglycerol--glycerol-3-phosphate 3-phosphatidyltransferase — translation MVMTFPNILTLLRICAVPFFAIAVWYGRTAEACLLFAAAGMTDLLDGWIARRFNQRSTVGAVLDPAADKLLMTTAFVMLAFPRETYAVRIPAWVSILAISRDVIISLVALVAYERLDPSKFMPSLLGKATTFVELVAISVALLFNHLGPRPWYRFLVPWVFYLIAAMVVASGIHYFFRATHASSEPA, via the coding sequence ATGGTGATGACCTTCCCCAACATCCTGACGCTGCTGCGCATCTGCGCGGTACCCTTCTTCGCGATCGCGGTCTGGTACGGCCGCACCGCGGAGGCCTGCCTCCTCTTCGCCGCGGCGGGGATGACGGACCTCCTGGACGGGTGGATCGCGCGGCGCTTCAACCAGCGCTCCACGGTCGGGGCGGTCCTGGACCCGGCCGCGGACAAGCTGCTGATGACCACCGCCTTCGTGATGCTGGCCTTCCCCCGGGAGACCTACGCGGTGAGGATCCCCGCCTGGGTCTCCATCCTGGCCATCTCCCGGGACGTCATCATCTCCCTGGTGGCCCTGGTGGCCTACGAGCGCCTGGACCCGAGCAAGTTCATGCCCAGCCTCCTGGGCAAGGCCACCACGTTCGTGGAACTGGTGGCCATCTCCGTGGCGCTCCTGTTCAACCACCTGGGGCCCCGGCCCTGGTACCGGTTCCTGGTGCCCTGGGTCTTCTACCTGATCGCGGCCATGGTGGTCGCCTCGGGCATCCACTACTTCTTCCGGGCCACGCACGCAAGCTCGGAGCCGGCTTGA
- a CDS encoding response regulator, whose translation MPDLPAHLLIVDDLPKNLQVLALLLDKAGYRVSMAMDGAQALAMVQAEPPDLILLDIMMAGMDGLEVCRRLKADEAFRDIPVIFLTAKAELEDLQEGFRLGAVDYVTKPFRGGELLARVATHVQLKRALERERDLRRSLEASLAQVRTLSGMLPICARCKKIRDDKGYWNQIETYIEAHSDVDFTHGICPECSRALYPEMGDPS comes from the coding sequence ATGCCCGACCTCCCCGCCCACCTCCTCATCGTGGACGACCTGCCGAAGAACCTGCAGGTCCTGGCCCTCCTGCTGGACAAGGCCGGCTACCGGGTCTCCATGGCCATGGATGGGGCCCAGGCGCTGGCCATGGTCCAGGCCGAGCCGCCGGACCTGATCCTCCTGGACATCATGATGGCGGGCATGGACGGCCTGGAGGTGTGCCGCCGCCTGAAGGCCGACGAGGCCTTCCGCGACATCCCGGTCATCTTCCTCACGGCCAAGGCCGAGCTGGAGGACCTCCAGGAGGGGTTCCGGCTGGGGGCCGTGGACTACGTGACCAAGCCCTTCCGGGGCGGGGAGCTCCTGGCCCGGGTGGCCACCCACGTGCAGTTGAAGCGCGCCCTTGAGCGGGAGCGGGACCTGCGGCGCAGCCTGGAGGCCTCCCTGGCCCAGGTGCGGACCCTCTCCGGCATGCTCCCCATCTGCGCCCGCTGCAAGAAGATCCGCGACGACAAGGGCTACTGGAACCAGATCGAGACCTACATCGAGGCCCACTCGGACGTGGACTTCACCCACGGCATCTGCCCGGAGTGCAGCCGGGCGCTCTACCCCGAGATGGGGGATCCGAGCTGA
- a CDS encoding AI-2E family transporter codes for MSGRDGRARIPLGFALAGAGALAALWFLREALAPFFVALVLTYLLEPLVSRLSRRMSRSLASVLVILVSLAVFILVLWAVLPVLYGQVERLVHALPDLRARAEGRFLPWLQAHPAVAAKYRSALEGIDPMAVLKGAGTAGAGLVGVLLDAITLILVPLIVYYLLLEGPRLHQALDDLVPRRHLAAARRFAEDVNGRLGGYIRGQLGVSAVMSVLQAVGFAAAGVPYAWLLGLVAGCSNVVPYSPYITALPAALVVAAADGAGGSRLLAVAVVFTLVQKVEALYLTPVWVGRASGLHPLEVLLGILCFGFVFGFPGLVFAVPLTIVLKVAGKAALKAYTSHPWFTAAP; via the coding sequence TTGAGCGGCCGGGACGGCCGCGCCCGGATCCCCCTGGGGTTCGCCCTGGCGGGGGCGGGGGCGCTGGCCGCGCTGTGGTTCCTCCGGGAGGCCCTGGCGCCCTTCTTCGTGGCCCTGGTGCTCACCTACCTGCTGGAACCCCTCGTCTCGCGCCTCTCGCGCCGCATGAGCCGGTCCCTGGCCTCGGTCCTGGTGATCCTGGTCTCCCTGGCCGTCTTCATCCTGGTGCTCTGGGCGGTGCTGCCGGTGCTCTACGGCCAGGTGGAGCGCCTCGTCCACGCGCTCCCCGATCTGCGGGCCCGGGCGGAGGGGCGGTTCCTGCCCTGGCTCCAGGCCCACCCGGCCGTGGCGGCGAAGTACCGGAGCGCCCTGGAGGGCATCGACCCCATGGCCGTCCTCAAGGGGGCCGGCACGGCCGGGGCGGGCCTGGTGGGGGTCCTGCTGGACGCCATCACCCTCATCCTGGTCCCGCTCATCGTCTACTACCTCCTGCTGGAGGGGCCCCGGCTCCACCAGGCCCTGGACGATCTGGTGCCGCGCCGGCACCTGGCCGCGGCGCGCCGCTTCGCGGAGGACGTCAACGGCCGGCTCGGGGGCTACATCCGGGGCCAGCTCGGGGTCTCCGCGGTCATGTCCGTCCTCCAGGCGGTGGGATTCGCGGCGGCGGGGGTCCCCTACGCCTGGCTCCTGGGGCTCGTGGCCGGGTGCTCCAACGTGGTCCCCTACTCGCCCTACATCACCGCCCTGCCGGCGGCCCTGGTGGTCGCGGCCGCGGACGGGGCGGGGGGGAGCCGGCTCCTGGCCGTGGCCGTGGTCTTCACGCTGGTGCAGAAGGTGGAGGCCCTCTACCTCACCCCGGTCTGGGTGGGGCGCGCCAGCGGGCTGCATCCGCTGGAGGTCCTGCTGGGCATCCTCTGCTTCGGCTTCGTCTTCGGGTTCCCGGGCCTGGTCTTCGCCGTGCCCCTCACCATCGTGCTGAAGGTGGCCGGGAAGGCCGCCCTGAAGGCCTACACGTCCCATCCCTGGTTCACGGCGGCCCCGTGA
- a CDS encoding hybrid sensor histidine kinase/response regulator — protein sequence MRRAAVLVLLACAALGAQELGAPFSRIYRPREYGGSAQAWAFAEDPRGLLFAGNTLGILEHDGATWRLIPTRLRTVARHVAADRHGRVWVGAKNEFGYLEPDGTGQTRFVGLEQLLDPRDRDFGDAWTVLPFEGGACFAARRHLFRYDGKTIRVIRGETNFTLGFKVRGRLYISQIGRGPAEILEDRLEQLPGWPDPKEQANFMVPWGAGQGILVGTSKSGLLLFDGHGFEPFPTEADPLLKRMVISTGILLPDGTLAIGGLYGGCVVLDRQGRILLHLDRRNGLPDESLNRLYADRQARLWAATNRGMARVEWPGPLTAFGEDQGLLGSLSCLKRWKGSLYAGTSQGLFRLVRTQVPQDPPGAVIDPKAKAFPELSFGGMWRFRPVEGPTGRVWRLVEDRGRLLACNAHGVYEVGLERARRVYEGGAERDTFDLVASRRTPGLWFAGTHAGLWMYRERGGTWRREGQVPGVTGEVRALVGLEDGTLWAGTNASGAFHVIPGEGREPLRVEAFGKAEGLPSPAHDFPHLLPSGVVFATHKGFYRFNAFSRRFEPDPRFAGTLPPGDWYPEVVVGGPDGRLWMHLYNDLTGERLTGAAVPGPDGRFRLEAGAWRRIGDATLAGALAEPDGTVWMGGADGLFRYDPKAERQPAEAAPPLVRKVSVQGGGLLFGGSGLWQGAFRIPYAHRNLRFEFAAPAAPPDGSLRYQVRLVGNARDWSAPTAETLRDYTNLWEGKYRFQVRTVTALGQVSEPAEAVFRILPPWYRSWWAYLAYAGLVAAGIRGLIRLSLWRSRQAKRILMRKVAERTDQLRRRTAQLEQAKTAAEAAALAKSEFLANMSHEIRTPLNAILGYSEILQDEVAEPRHREHLAAIASGGKALLGVIGDILDLSKIEAGRVEPEHRPTDVRALLEDVARAFTLRCREKRLRLEVEAGADLPSYLVLSPVHLRQILFNLVGNAVKFTEEGVIRVSLRELARQGDCLDLRIDVEDTGIGIPADQLEAIFEPFHQARGQDMVRYGGTGLGLAICRRLAALMGGNLTVASTEALGSTFTLRLFGLPIADEASVAGEPTGPFRGAFRPATLLLVDDVPSNRDLLKAFFEPGPFTFLEASDGGEALRTAASGRPDLILMDLRMPGMDGLEATRLLKADPALQAIPVILLTASTTVTDEAPIWASGVDGFLRKPVSRTRLAAEMARFLPLEAPPEARVDEQPAEASPGASTPELLAELEAELPEWTRLKDVFFIDRMAAFAVRIAAIGDRHGSPALQTWAGRVQDQARAYDMENLPTTFRRFADVVEDLRAALR from the coding sequence GTGAGGCGCGCGGCCGTCCTCGTCCTCCTGGCCTGCGCGGCCCTCGGCGCCCAGGAGCTGGGCGCGCCCTTCTCTAGGATCTACCGGCCCCGGGAGTACGGCGGTTCGGCCCAGGCCTGGGCCTTCGCCGAGGATCCGCGGGGGCTCCTGTTCGCGGGCAACACCCTGGGCATCCTCGAGCATGACGGCGCCACGTGGCGGCTGATCCCCACCCGGCTGAGGACCGTGGCCCGGCACGTGGCGGCGGACCGCCACGGGCGGGTGTGGGTCGGGGCCAAGAACGAGTTCGGGTACCTGGAGCCCGACGGGACGGGGCAGACCCGCTTCGTGGGCCTGGAGCAGCTGCTCGATCCCCGGGACCGGGATTTCGGCGACGCGTGGACCGTGCTGCCCTTCGAGGGCGGGGCCTGCTTCGCGGCGCGCCGGCACCTGTTCCGGTACGACGGGAAGACCATCCGGGTCATCCGCGGCGAGACCAACTTCACGCTCGGCTTCAAGGTGCGCGGGCGCCTCTACATCTCCCAGATCGGCCGGGGGCCCGCGGAGATCCTCGAGGACCGCCTGGAACAGCTTCCGGGCTGGCCGGATCCCAAGGAGCAGGCCAACTTCATGGTCCCCTGGGGCGCGGGGCAGGGCATCCTGGTCGGCACCAGCAAGTCCGGCCTCCTGCTCTTCGACGGCCACGGGTTCGAACCCTTCCCCACGGAGGCGGATCCCCTCCTGAAGCGCATGGTGATCTCCACCGGCATCCTGTTGCCGGACGGCACGCTGGCCATCGGCGGCCTCTACGGCGGCTGCGTCGTCCTCGACCGCCAGGGGCGCATCCTCCTCCACCTGGACCGCCGGAACGGCCTCCCCGACGAGAGCCTCAACCGCCTGTACGCCGACCGGCAGGCCCGCCTCTGGGCGGCCACCAACCGGGGCATGGCCCGGGTGGAGTGGCCGGGGCCGCTCACGGCCTTCGGCGAGGACCAGGGCCTCCTGGGCTCCCTGTCCTGCCTGAAGCGCTGGAAGGGCAGCCTCTACGCGGGCACGAGCCAGGGGCTCTTCCGCCTGGTCCGCACCCAGGTGCCCCAGGACCCGCCGGGGGCCGTCATCGACCCCAAGGCCAAGGCCTTCCCGGAGCTCTCCTTCGGGGGCATGTGGCGCTTCCGGCCGGTGGAGGGCCCCACGGGGCGCGTGTGGCGCCTGGTGGAGGACCGGGGTCGCCTGCTCGCGTGCAATGCCCACGGCGTGTACGAGGTGGGACTGGAGCGCGCTCGGCGGGTGTACGAGGGCGGCGCCGAGCGCGACACCTTCGACCTGGTGGCCAGCCGCCGGACGCCGGGGCTCTGGTTCGCGGGCACCCATGCGGGCCTGTGGATGTACCGGGAGCGCGGCGGGACCTGGCGCCGGGAGGGGCAGGTCCCAGGCGTGACCGGCGAGGTCCGCGCGCTGGTGGGGCTGGAGGATGGCACCCTCTGGGCCGGGACCAACGCCTCCGGGGCCTTCCACGTGATCCCCGGCGAGGGCCGGGAACCGCTGCGGGTGGAGGCCTTCGGCAAGGCCGAGGGCCTGCCGAGCCCGGCCCACGATTTTCCCCACCTCCTGCCCTCGGGCGTGGTCTTCGCGACCCACAAGGGGTTCTACCGGTTCAACGCCTTCAGCCGCCGCTTCGAGCCGGACCCCCGGTTCGCCGGGACCCTGCCGCCCGGGGACTGGTATCCGGAGGTGGTGGTGGGCGGTCCGGATGGTCGGTTGTGGATGCACCTGTACAACGACCTCACGGGCGAACGTCTCACGGGTGCCGCGGTGCCAGGCCCGGACGGCCGGTTCCGGCTGGAGGCCGGCGCCTGGCGGCGCATCGGGGACGCGACCCTGGCGGGGGCGCTGGCGGAGCCGGATGGCACCGTGTGGATGGGCGGGGCGGACGGACTGTTCCGCTACGACCCCAAGGCCGAGCGGCAGCCGGCCGAGGCCGCGCCGCCCCTCGTGCGGAAGGTGAGCGTCCAGGGCGGCGGCCTCCTCTTCGGCGGGTCGGGGCTCTGGCAGGGGGCCTTCCGGATCCCCTACGCCCACCGCAACCTCCGCTTCGAGTTCGCGGCTCCGGCCGCGCCGCCGGACGGTTCCCTCCGGTACCAGGTCCGCCTCGTGGGCAACGCCCGGGACTGGTCCGCCCCGACCGCCGAGACCCTGCGGGACTACACGAACCTCTGGGAGGGCAAGTACCGCTTCCAGGTGCGGACCGTGACGGCCCTGGGCCAGGTCTCGGAGCCCGCGGAGGCGGTCTTCCGGATCCTGCCCCCGTGGTACCGGTCCTGGTGGGCCTACCTGGCCTACGCGGGCCTGGTGGCGGCGGGGATCCGCGGCCTCATCCGCCTGAGCCTGTGGCGCAGCCGCCAGGCCAAACGGATCCTCATGCGCAAGGTGGCCGAAAGGACCGACCAGCTCCGTCGGCGAACCGCCCAGCTGGAGCAGGCCAAGACCGCCGCCGAGGCCGCGGCCCTGGCCAAGAGCGAGTTCCTGGCCAACATGAGCCACGAGATCCGCACCCCCCTCAACGCCATCCTGGGCTATTCCGAGATCCTCCAGGACGAGGTGGCCGAACCGCGGCACCGGGAGCACCTCGCGGCCATCGCCTCCGGGGGCAAGGCCCTCCTGGGCGTCATCGGGGACATCCTCGACCTCTCCAAGATCGAGGCCGGGCGGGTCGAGCCCGAGCACCGGCCCACGGACGTGCGGGCCCTCCTGGAGGACGTGGCCCGGGCCTTCACGCTGCGCTGCCGGGAGAAGCGGCTCCGCCTGGAGGTGGAGGCCGGCGCCGACCTGCCCTCGTACCTGGTGCTGAGTCCCGTGCACCTGCGCCAGATCCTCTTCAACCTCGTGGGCAACGCCGTCAAGTTCACCGAGGAGGGCGTCATCCGGGTCTCCCTGCGGGAACTGGCCCGGCAAGGCGACTGCCTCGACCTGCGGATCGACGTGGAGGACACGGGCATCGGCATCCCCGCGGACCAGCTGGAGGCCATCTTCGAGCCCTTCCACCAGGCCCGGGGCCAGGACATGGTGCGCTACGGGGGCACGGGCCTGGGCCTGGCCATCTGCCGCCGGCTGGCGGCGCTCATGGGCGGCAACCTGACGGTGGCCAGCACGGAGGCGCTGGGCAGCACCTTCACGCTGCGCCTCTTCGGCCTCCCCATCGCGGACGAGGCCTCCGTGGCCGGCGAGCCGACGGGTCCCTTCCGGGGCGCGTTCCGGCCGGCCACCCTCCTCCTGGTGGATGACGTCCCCTCCAACCGGGACCTGCTCAAGGCCTTCTTCGAGCCGGGCCCCTTCACCTTCCTGGAGGCCTCGGACGGCGGGGAGGCCCTCCGGACCGCGGCGTCCGGGCGACCGGACCTGATCCTCATGGACCTCCGCATGCCCGGCATGGACGGCCTCGAGGCCACCCGCCTCCTGAAGGCGGACCCCGCCCTCCAGGCCATCCCGGTCATCCTCCTCACGGCCTCGACCACGGTGACCGATGAAGCGCCCATCTGGGCGAGCGGCGTGGACGGCTTCCTGCGCAAGCCGGTGAGCCGGACCCGCCTGGCGGCCGAGATGGCCCGGTTCCTGCCCCTGGAGGCGCCGCCCGAGGCCAGGGTTGACGAGCAACCGGCCGAAGCCTCCCCCGGCGCCTCCACCCCCGAACTCCTGGCCGAACTCGAGGCCGAGCTGCCGGAATGGACCCGGCTCAAGGATGTTTTCTTCATCGATAGGATGGCCGCCTTCGCCGTCCGCATCGCCGCCATCGGCGACCGCCATGGATCGCCCGCCCTCCAGACCTGGGCCGGCCGGGTCCAGGACCAGGCCCGGGCCTACGACATGGAGAACCTGCCGACCACCTTCCGCCGGTTCGCCGACGTGGTGGAGGACCTGCGCGCCGCCCTCCGCTGA